The Leguminivora glycinivorella isolate SPB_JAAS2020 chromosome 17, LegGlyc_1.1, whole genome shotgun sequence genome has a window encoding:
- the LOC125235284 gene encoding LOW QUALITY PROTEIN: upstream stimulatory factor 1 (The sequence of the model RefSeq protein was modified relative to this genomic sequence to represent the inferred CDS: inserted 1 base in 1 codon) has product MAKVEIDIDMHDNSLENSGDGELMGMVDEGSFGSAEDRSQLVAQSLFESNVDASTYNFRDLSGGVTYKLVQMTSGEESTNNITAHSPTHDGEFFVISNPVEVFGTGTPQKKTIRTERLQAKAVTAKKRDDXRRATHNEVERRRRDKINNWITKLAALVPNSGLPDTASKGGILAKACDHITELTEKQKRLEKLEVENEKLVLEILRLNQELSELRKDNVTMRNQLADNCVVPRPKAQKP; this is encoded by the exons ATGGCCAAAGTGGAAATTGACATTGATATGCATGACAATTCTCTCGAAAACAG TGGAGACGGTGAACTTATGGGCATGGTAGACGAAGGATCTTTCG GGAGTGCTGAGGATCGGTCTCAATTAGTGGCTCAGTCATTATTCGAGTCCAACGTGGACGCCTCTACATATAACTTCAGAGATTTAT CTGGCGGAGTGACATACAAGTTAGTCCAGATGACTTCCGGTGAAGAGTCCACCAATAACATAACGGCCCACTCACCAACACATG ATGGCGAGTTTTTTGTCATAAGCAACCCAGTGGAGGTGTTTGGGACCGGCACGCCGCAGAAGAAAACTATCCGCACGGAACGACTGCAAGCAAAAGCAGTCACTGCtaaaaaa CGAGATG AAAGGCGAGCGACACACAACGAGGTAGAGAGACGTCGGAGGGATAAAATCAACAATTGGATCACAAAACTGGCTGCTTTGGTGCCCAACTCGGGTCTGCCAGACACAGCGAGCAAGGGCGGCATTCTGGCCAAGGCTTGTGACCACATCACAGAGCTTACGGAGAAACAAAAGAG gttAGAAAAGTTAGAAGTAGAAAACGAAAAGCTAGTCCTAGAAATACTAAGGCTCAACCAAGAGCTATCAGAGCTTCGGAAAGACAACGTCACGATGCGGAACCAACTAGCAGACAATTGTGTGGTGCCGCGGCCGAAGGCTCAGAAGCCTTAG